Part of the Polyangiaceae bacterium genome, CTGGACGACGCCGAACCGCAAGTCCCGCAGACTCGCCATGCGAGACGTCTACCCGTACATTCAGTGCGTCTCTTTCGAGTACGCCCAAGTCTACGGCGTGCAACGACTCGCGCCGCTTGCCTCCGAGTTTCAGCCCACCGGGAAGAACGTCGGCCGTGCGCGCCTCACCTTCTATGGGCAGCCCTCACCGGCCACGCATGGCAGGAACCACTTCAAGCTTCTCGCCGGATTGAAGAAGGAAAGCGATACGACCTACGTTTCCGAATTGGTCACCGGATCGTCCTCTGATGAGCTCCTTCTTCGTGCGGCGCAGCGCATTCAGCGCCGCTATCTGCTCTACCCGCATGCCGGCCGCGCTCCCCTCGGTGGCTTCGCACCCCGCGTGTCCTCGACGCTGCCGATGCAGCCGACCGTCGACTTTGCCGCCTTCCTCACTCCCGTCAGCATGGGTGTTCGGGTAAGCGGAATCCTGGATCATTCCGATCGCTTGCGCGCGTGATCCACCGTTCGCGCGGTGCGCGGAGTTGTGGAAACGGGGCAAGCGTGCGACCTCGCGGTTGCGACACAGCTCGGAGGACGCATGCCCCGCTCGCCATCGGTACCGATTCACCGCACGCTCCGCAAGTTCCTTCCGCCGTCGCTCGTCGAAGCGAGCGCTCGGGCGACGGGCGCGTTCCAGCGCGTCCGGAAGGTCGACGCCTACGCCCTGGTCTGGAGCCTTATCCTCGGCTTTTCCGCCGGGAAAGTCCGGACCATCGCGGGCCTGCGTCGCGTCTACGAGAGGGTCTCGCGGACCACGCTGGAGGAGAGCAGCTTCTACTGCCGGTTCACGCCGGCGCTGGTGAGGCTGCTCCGGCAGCTGCTCGACGGCGTGCTCCAGCAGTCCTGGGGGCTGAGCCGGCCCGCATCTGGGCGGCTCAATCAGTTCCGCGACATCCTGATCGCGGACTCGACGGTCATCCGCCTGCACGAGCTGCTGGCCAAGGCGTTTCCGGCCTGCCGCACCAACCACACCCGGGCTGCCGCGAAGGTGCATGTGGTGATGTGCGTGGCGGGGGCTGGCAAGCAGACCGTCAAGGTGACCGCCGAGCGCCGCCATGATCGCCGTGCCCTCGTCCTCGGCCCGTGGGCTCGCGGCAAGTTGTTGCTCTTCGACCTCGGCTACTTCGACTTCCGCCTCTTCCGCCGGCTCGACGAGATCCGTGGCTACTTCGTGTCCCGGCTCAAGCGCAGCTCCAACCCGGTCATCGTTGCTCAGAATCGACGCTGGCGCGGCCGGTCGGTCGCCGTCGTCGGGCAGTGCATCTGGGATGTCGTCGACCGCCTGCAGCGCGAGGAACTCGACGTCACCGTACAGGTTCGCTCCCGCCATCGCGTCTACGCCGGGCGCTGCTCCAGCGAGGTCCGCACCTTCCGTGTCGTCGGCGTGCGGGACGAAGCCTCCGGCGAGTACCACCTGTACATCACCAACATCGGCGTCGAGGCGCTCCAGCCGGCCGATATCGCCCGCGTGTACGCCGTCCGCTGGGAAGTCGAGTTGCTCTTCAAGGAGCTGAAGTCGCACTACCGGCTCGACCAGATCCCGAGCCGAAAGCGCGCCGTCGTAGAGGCCATGCTCTACGCCGCTCTTCTCTCGCTGGCCGCGAGCCGAGCGCTCCTTCACGCCTTGCGCAGCGCGGTCCGCCCGGGATTCCTTCTCCCGGCACGACGCTGGAGCGTGCTCATGAGCCAGCACGCAACCGACCTGCTCGCCGTCGTCATCGAAGGCCGCGACGACCCAGTCTTGCTCGACCTGCTGCTCCACGAGGCCCCAGACCCGAACCGTCGTCGCCTTCACCTGCTTCAGTCCGTCGAGCGCCGTGCACATGCCTATCGAGCCCCCGGAAACTCAGCGAGTTCACGTCGTGCAGCGGCCTAAGCGATCACCGATGCTCCCGTCAGCAATTCCACGCTTCTCTTGCCGGAGGAAATCCCAATCTTCCTTGCGTTTTTTCACCTTGGGAACGTGGTCCGATACGACCCCGCTCGATTGGCACGGCTGCGCGACTCGCGTGCCTGCTCAATCGTTGACGCGCTCCTCGTTGAAGGAGTCTTCGCTTTCGCGGTCAGGATTTGGTCGTTCCTACAGCAGTCAGAACATCTCATGCATCGTTGAGCAGCTGGCTAACTCACGTTGCACCCGCCGAACGCCGGTCTTGCCGACTTCACCGTCCGTTCCGCCTCCGCGGGCGACCACTCTGATGCGGCACTCGCCCGCGTCTGTCCCGCCTTGCCGACTGACGACTTGACGCTCGGCGTTCGCGGGTGAACGTGTGTCTCGTTATCCGGAGACGAGCGACATGCCCATCGTTGCTCTCGCCATCGTCGGACTGCTTGGAATTGTCGGCGGGTTCGTAGCTTCGCGGGTCGGCAGGTCGCGGAGTGCCGCGGACCCCTCAAGCGCGTTCACAAGGTGGTGGAGGATTGCGCGCTGGATCGGCCTAGCCCTTGCTGTTGCGTCATGGCCCCTGACCGGTTTCATGGCGTACCCCTACGCCGGCGCAAACGGCAGACCCGGCCACGTCGCCGGCATCCCCTTCATGGCCGCGTACTTCGACGACCAGGGTCGCGACTACGTTGGGACCCAGACGATGGTGGCGGTCTTAGCCAACGCCGTCTTTTGGTATCTGTTCCCGCGTCTTGTGGTCGTGGTGACCGATACTGTTCGCCAACGGCGCCAGCGCGCGCGTGCGACTGCGAACTGACCCGCTCCGCGTCCCGCATAACTGGACGTTGCACCCGCCGAACGCCGGCCACGCGAGCTTCACCGTCCGTTCCGCGCCCGCGGGCGACCACTCTGTCTTCGGCACTCGCCCGCCTCTGCAGCGCCTCGCGCTCTGCTACGATGATCTCCGGCGTTCGCGGGTGAACGCCACTCCCGTTATACGGCCAGCTCCATGAGACTTCGGGACAGTTTCGCGATCGCATTCCTTGGCGCGCTCGCGTTTGGCGCGTGTTCGAGTTCCACCGACGACGGTGCGCCGAGCGATGCTGCGAGCGACGCTGGGCTCGACGCAAAGGACTCCTCGACGGGTTGTCCCTCGCCGATG contains:
- a CDS encoding IS4 family transposase, with the translated sequence MPRSPSVPIHRTLRKFLPPSLVEASARATGAFQRVRKVDAYALVWSLILGFSAGKVRTIAGLRRVYERVSRTTLEESSFYCRFTPALVRLLRQLLDGVLQQSWGLSRPASGRLNQFRDILIADSTVIRLHELLAKAFPACRTNHTRAAAKVHVVMCVAGAGKQTVKVTAERRHDRRALVLGPWARGKLLLFDLGYFDFRLFRRLDEIRGYFVSRLKRSSNPVIVAQNRRWRGRSVAVVGQCIWDVVDRLQREELDVTVQVRSRHRVYAGRCSSEVRTFRVVGVRDEASGEYHLYITNIGVEALQPADIARVYAVRWEVELLFKELKSHYRLDQIPSRKRAVVEAMLYAALLSLAASRALLHALRSAVRPGFLLPARRWSVLMSQHATDLLAVVIEGRDDPVLLDLLLHEAPDPNRRRLHLLQSVERRAHAYRAPGNSASSRRAAA